One Sulfurospirillum tamanense DNA window includes the following coding sequences:
- a CDS encoding Na+/H+ antiporter subunit G gives MEIIISLLILLGAFFTLVGSIGLIKLPDFFMRLHGPTKATTLGVGSILIASTLYYITFKGEISLHEVLITLFLFITAPVSAHLMAKAALHERKKEESKE, from the coding sequence ATGGAAATTATTATTTCTCTTCTAATATTACTGGGAGCTTTTTTTACCCTTGTGGGCTCTATTGGACTTATTAAATTGCCAGATTTTTTTATGCGTTTGCATGGGCCAACCAAGGCAACAACGCTGGGCGTGGGATCCATTTTGATTGCCTCTACTTTGTATTACATTACTTTTAAAGGTGAAATTAGTCTACATGAAGTGCTTATTACGCTCTTTTTGTTCATTACAGCACCAGTGAGTGCTCACTTGATGGCAAAAGCAGCACTACATGAGCGCAAAAAAGAAGAATCAAAAGAGTAG